The Flavobacterium galactosidilyticum nucleotide sequence AACAGATTTGCCAGGCATGCAAAAAGTATATGTTTTTCAAACCAACTTAAACGGTTGTTATGGCGGTGCCAGTGTAAACCAATCGGCAATGAGAGAATGGCAACGGATTTTGCCACAAACAAAAACCGATGTTTCTGTGTTTCCTATGGCGGGTATTCCAGGAATGCAATCAGGTGATGGAAATGAAATTGCTTACTGCCATTACGGACTTAGTGGTTATACCACCATGGGTAGTCGTGTTGGGAAAGTGGTAGCTAAAGAAATTTACAGTTTCAATGCTACCGATAATGTTTTGCCTCCAAACATTACTGCGGCGGCATTTAATGCAGGTCGTACCCAAATAACGTTGACTTTCAACAACAGTAATCTTCTTGCGCAAGCAGCGGTGGGTATTCATAATTTAAAAGATTATTTTTTCCTTGACGGTGTTTCGGGTGCTGTAAGCACGTTGACCGTGATTGGTAATACGGTTGTTTTAGATTTATCGGCAGCATCATCGGCACAAACAATTTCGTACTTATCTAATAGTTTGTATAATGATAATTCGAGCGTTTTTGCTGGGCCATATTTAACCAATACTAATAATATAGGAGCATTAACTTTTAATAATTTTCCAATAACAGGAGCATTACAACATTTACCAACTCCTTCAGGCAATGTATTGAAGTTGATCAATGGTGGTGGTTCTAATCAATATATGTCTGTGGTAGATCATGCTGATATTGATATTGCTTCCAATCAGTCTAGGACAATTACGGCATTAGTAAAAACTGCTACACCAGCAGCTGTCCGCATACTTTCAAAACGTAGTGGTGCAGGTTATGAATTTATTACCAGCGCTAGTGGTATTCCAGGTTTAAACGCTTCGGATGCTACTGGTCCACGTGGAGCAGGGTTCACTGGATCACCGAACATTGCAAATAATCAATGGCATCATGTAGCTATGGTGATTGATCAAAGCAATACAGCAGCCAAAACAGTAAAACTCTATGTTGATGGGGTCTTGATTTCAACAGGTTCTTCCTTCAATTCAGCTGGCGATTTCAGTAATGCCGTGAACTTAATTGTGGGTGGTGTTTCTGGAACAGCAGCGGGTCAATTTAATGGTAGTTTGGATAATGTTCGCATTTGGAATAAAGCGATGACATTTTCAGAAATTAGTGCCGATCAGGATGCTGTGGTCAGTGCGCCAACAGCAAATCTTCTTGCTGCTTGGGATTTTGAAGGTGTGGTAGGTACCAATGTTCCAGATGTATCTGGCAATTCTCATCCAGGAACATTGGTGGGAAGTCCGATTGTTGCCCCTGTACAAGTAAATATGGTGGTCAACTCGACTACCTTAGTTCAAACACAACTGCCAACAGGATTGGGAGATGTAGATCAACGCATCATCGCTGTAAGGGTAACCACTGAAGGTTTTCAAAACGTATTGACCGCTTCTGCGTTAAACTTTACAATGAATGGCACTACTTCAATTTCCGATGTTAGCAATATCAAAGTGTATTATACGGGTAGCAGTGCTATTTTTAACACAAATACAGCATTTGGCTCAGCAATTACTCCTGCAGCTGGTGCTTTAACAGCAAATGGTTCTCAGGTTTTAACAGAAGGAGACAATTATTTCTGGATTACCTATGATGTAGCCGCTGGAGCTACCGAAGGGAATTTCCTTGACGCCAGTTGCGAATCTATTGTTATTAATTCTGTGACTTACAATCCAGCCTCGAATACTGTTGCAGGAAATAGAGTAATATTATTGGCAAACACACTATTGTTCACACCTGGGGATGCGGGTTCGTTAAATTATCGTATTCCAGCAATCATAACTGCTGCCGATGGATCTTTGGTAACCGTAACTGACAAAAGATGGAATGGTGCTGGGGATTTAGCAGCTAAGATTGACCCCGTAGTTCGTCGCAGTACTGATAATGGTAAAACATGGTCAGCTCCTGTAGTCATTGCTAATTTTGGTGCAGCTACTGGAGCAGGAGACGCAGCGATTGTAATGGATAAAACAAATGGTAATTTAATTTGTATTTTAGCTGCAAACAAAGGTTTTTTTGCTTCTACCAACGCCAATCCTATTCAAATTTTAATTGTTCGTAGTACTGACAATGGTATTACTTGGGGCACTCCCGTAGATATAACTACCCAAATATATGGTCCTAATCCAAATTGGAAAGGTGTCTTTATAGCTGCTGGAAGAGCGCATCAATTAAGAGATGGAAAAATTGTAGCGGCATTAACCGTTAGAGAAGATGTTTCGGGTTCAGAAAAAATCAATAACTACATGATGAGCAGTGTAGATAGTGGAGTGACTTGGACTGCTTCAACTGGAAGAGCTGAACTAGATGGTGACGAGGCTAAAATTGTAGAGTTGAATAATGGTAATCTTATGATGAGTATTCGTAATTCAGGTTCTCGTAGATTTAATATTTCAACTGATAAAGGAGTAACTTGGGGTACCGCTTACAGTCAAGCTGCAATTACAGATCCAAATTGCAATGGGGATTTTATTCGCTACACTTCAACTATAGATGGATATGATAAAAATCGCTTGTTACATTCTGTTCCATTTGCAGCAAATCGTAGTAATGTTAGTGTATTAATGAGTACTGATGAAGGAACTTCGTGGCCAACCAAAAAAACAATTTTTTCTGGAGCATCAGCCTATTCTAGTTTAACGGTTTTACCTGACGGAACTTTGGGTATGTACTACGAAAATGGCGAGAGTTCGACTTACCAAATGTATTTTGTACGTTTCAGTTTAAATTGGTTAACAAATGGAGCAGATACTTTTGTGCCTAGTCCTACTTTATCAACAAACAACAGTATAAATAATCAAGATCAAAAAGGTTTAACAGTCCAAATCAGTCCTAATCCTACAGATGATTTATTTACTATGAATATACTAAATGCCGAAGATCGTGTTACTATTAAAATAGTTAGTTTACTAGGAAATGTTATTCAAAAAATAACGCTTAATAAAGGTGAATCGACCAAAGTTTTATCTTTAGGAAATCAATCAAATGGGGTTTATGTGATTCAAGTAAATGATACAAAGACAACTAAAAATTACAAGATAATTAAAAAATAGCAAGATTAAACTACTAGTCTTTGCTACATCATAGACTAGTAGTTTATAAATTAAATAGAAAACGAGCAATATAGTTTTAGACGATTATTGATGTTCATTTTATTTATTAATGGATATATTTACGGGTTAACTATTAAAAAATTTCCCCAATAAACAAACAACACACTAACATTAAACAGTTTTTACCATGAGAAAAATTTTCACATCGCTACTATTGATCACAGTAATAGGGCTGTCGGCTCAAAATGAGAAGTACCAAATTGCAGATGGTGTTATTTCACATCAGGACTTATTCAACACATCTATGGTTCAAGGAGTAAACTGCTTCCGAATTCCTGCAATTGTTACAGCTCCAAACGGTGATCTTATTGCTGCTATTGATGAGCGTGTTCCTAATTGCGGTGATTTAAACCGAAGCGGTGATATTAACATTGTTGTCAGACGAAGTGCTGACAATGGAAAGACTTGGTCTGCAATTGAAACGGTGGTTAATTTTCCAATGGGACTATCAGCTTCTGATCCTTCAATGATTGTAGATAGGGATACTAAAGAAATTATTCTTTTCTATAATTACATGGATTTTGAAAAAGAAAGAGACATTTATTATTTACACGTAGTTAAAAGTAAGGACAACGGAAAAACTTGGAGCAAACCAGAAGACATTACAAAGCAAATTGCAAAACCAGAATGGCATAAAGACTTTAAATTCATCACTTCGGGTCGTGGAATTCAAACTAGAGACGGAAAACTTTTGCATACTTTAGTTAATCTAAGTAAAGGTTTATTCATTTTCGGAAGTGATGACCATGGTAAAACGTGGTATTTTATTGATACTCCTATAAAACCCGCTGATGAATCTAAAATTATCGAATTAGCTGATGGAACTTGGATGGTTAACTCCAGAGTTAATGGCGGGAAAATGCGTTATGTACACACTTCAACAGATGAAGGGAAATCATGGACAAGTAAGCCAGAGCCTACACTGATAGATCCGAGTTGTAACGGTAGTATTATAAGATATACTGCAAAAGCAGATGGTTATAATAAAGACAGAATTATTTTCTCGAATGCAAAAATGGAAAAAGGGCGTATGAATTTGAACGTTCGTATCAGTTATGACGAAGGAAAAACTTGGTCAGAAGGTAAAACGATTTATAGCGGTCCTTCAGCCTATTCCTCTCTTACTGTTTTGAAAAATGGCGACCTAGCCGTCTTTTTCGAAAAAGATGAGTATACTAAAAATGAATTTGTTAGCTTTTCTTTAAAATGGTTAACTGACGGAAAGGATAAGTATAAAAAAGCTTGCAAGATCAGAAAGAAAAAAAATTAATAATAAATTTTAGCCCTTCAATAATTCACAAATTTTGGAGGGTTTTTTTCTAAATTTCCTGCATGGTCTTTTTTAACCGTGTAGGTTTTATATTTGAAGAATGGTCTACAACTATTTTTGAACTTTATAAAGCATCCGCTATTGTATGGTTCGAAGAATTTTATACCTACAAGGTTTTGAAAACCTTGCAGAAAAACCATAACAATTACAAATTCATTACCTTTTAACGTATAATAAACCACTATTAATACTGTCTATCATGAATTATCGCAAAAACTGCAATTGGATGTACTCTGTCATTATCACAGCGCTGTTTTTTATTGCAGGAACTACCAATGCTCAAATAAAAAAAAGCAATTTTCCTGAAAGTCTATTTTCGACTTATTATCATCAAAGATTAAGTCATTTTGAAACTTTACCTAAAACTAAAAATGATATTGTTTTTTTAGGAAACAGCATATCAGATGGCGCAGAATGGAGTGAGCTATTTGCGGACAACCACATAAAAAATCGCGGAATTAGCGGTGATTTTACTATAGGAGTTCTCAATCGCCTAGATGAGATAAGTATTCGAAAACCAAAGAAAGTTTTTCTGTTAATCGGAGTTAATGACTTGACACGTAATACATCGACCGATAGTATTTTTAAAAACATTGTTCAAATTGCGAAGTACTTAAAACAAGAGAGCCCTGCAACAAAACTATACATCCAAAGTGTTCTGCCCGTAAATGACGTCTATAAAAAGTTTGATGGTCATACCAGTAAAGGGGAACAAATAAAATCCTTAAATGCTAGTCTTAAGCAAAATGCCAAAGATTACAATTACACTTTTATTGACCTATACACAGCGTTCTCTGATGAGAATGGAAAAATGGCAAAACAGCTAACGAATGATGGGTTACATCTTAACGGCGAAGGTTATTTGTTATGGAAACGTATTGTTTATCCTTATGTATATAATTTAGAAACCAAAGCAGCTTTACTTCCAAAACCACAACAACTAACTTGGAATAATGGCTATTTCTCTTTAACGGATGCCAATACCATTTTTGTCGAAAATCCAGCTTTGAATAAAGAAGCATTAGTATTGCAAAAAGCAATGAAGCAAAAAGGTTTACACGCCGAAATAACAAACAAAAAGCCTAGCAAACAAAATTACATCTTGCTTCGATTAGGAAATGTAAATGCTGCTTTAAATCCCGCAGAAGCCTATAATCTAAAAACTACTTCCGATAAAATTGTACTAACGGCGAATACACCAAATGGAGTCTATAACGGCATTCAAACTTTACTGCAATTAATGCGCGATAATGTTGCAGTGGAAGCCTCTGAAATCACAGATTGGCCAGCTTTTGCATGGCGTGGATTTATGGTAGATGTTGGAAGAAATTACCAATCGATGAAACTCCTAAAACAACAGATTGATGTAATGGCAGCTTACAAAATGAATATTTTTCATTTTCATCCTACTGAAGATATCGCTTGGCGTTTGCAAAGCAAGTTATATCCACAGTTGACAAATCCGGAATTTATGCTGCGTGATAAAGGCGAATATTATACGGAGAATGATTTAAAAGAGCTGATTGCATATTGCAAAGAACGTTACATCACCTTAGTTCCTGAAATTGATATGCCAGGTCATAGCGCCGCGTTCAAAAGAGCCATGGGAGTTGACATGCAAAGTGATGAAGGTTTAGTAATTGTAAAAAATATAATTAAGGAATTTTGCAGTACTTACGATGTACCGTATTTGCATTTAGGAGCCGACGAAGTAAAAATTACGAATCAGAAATTCCTACCCGAAGTGATTGCACTTACTGAAAGTTTAGGAAAAAAAGTGATTGGCTGGGAGCCAGGTGGTAATTTTACTGATAGTGTAATTCGCCAACTGTGGATGGAAGGAGCAACAAAAGTTAGTAAAAACAAAAATATTAAATATATTGATTCTCGACATTTGTACTTAAACCACATGGACCCTTTAGAAAGTGTAGTTACCATTTTTAACCGCCAAATATGCAATTTAACTGAAGGGAATGAAAATGCTTTGGGGGGAATTGTTTGTGTATGGAATGATAGAGCGCTAGAAAACGGTGATGATGTTATGAAAATGAATCCTGTTTATCCAGGCATGTTGGCTTTTGCAGAACGCAGCTGGCGAGGTGGGGGTTCTCAAGGTTGGACAGCAACTATTGGCGAACCAGAAACCGAAAGAGCTACTGCTTTTGCGGAGTTTGAAAACCGACTATTAGACCAAAAAAAGCAATACTTCAAAGGTTTAGATTTTCCTTATATGAAACAAACTGATTTAGTTTGGAACATTTATGGCCCTTTTGATAATAAAGGTGATGTAACCAAATCTTTTGCACCTGAAAATGTAAAATTTAATGCATCCAAAGAAAAACCAACGTACAAAGCTACTGGCGGAACTCTAGTAATGAGACATTGGTGGGCACCATTAATTTCCGGAATTATTGAGGAGCCAAAAGAAAATACAACATGGTATGCTCAAACAAAAATTTGGAGTGATGAAGATAAAGAACAAGATTTTTGGATAGGCTTTAATAACTTATCGCGTTCGATGAATACGGATTCGCCTGCTGCAGGAACGTGGAATAATTTGAATAGTTCCATCTGGGTAAATAATCAGTTGATCCCTACGCCACTGTGGAAACGCCCTGCGCAAAAAGGTAATTTAGAAATACCGCTAATTGATGAAGGATATGAATTTAGAGAACCAACAAAGATTACTTTGAAAAAGGGATGGAATACGGTTAATGTAAAGTTACCAATTACTTCATTTAATGGACTTAATTGGCAAAATCCAGTAAAATGGATGTTTACCTTTGTAGCAGTAACACAATAATAACTGCTCTTGCTCCATTGATGAGAGTAATTCTTTATAAAAAACAGAAAGAAATGAAACAAGCAATTATTAACGCCATAGTACATACTGGAGAGGGGATAATCCACAACGGCGTTGTTATCATAGAAAACGATACTATTATCAGTGTTCAAAAAGAAATTCCAAATGATATTCCACAAATTGATTTAAAAGGAAAACATATTGCTGCAGGTTTTATCGACATTCAAATAAATGGTGGTGAGCAATTCTATTTTAGTCAATATCCAAATGAGGAAACCATTCAAGACATTCATGATTCAAGTTTGAAATATGGAACGACTCATACTCTGCCTTGTTTAATTTCTTCTTCGAATGAAACCATACTTCAAGGAATTGAAGCGATCGGCAATTATAAGGAAAAACATAAAAACGGAGTATTAGGAATGCATTTAGAAGGACCTTTTTTGAACCCTTTAAAACGTGGTGCGCATAGCTTGAATCAAGTTCGAAAGCCAACAAATTCTGAACTAGAAGAGATTATCCGTTATGGAAAAGACGTTATAAAAGTAATCACCATTGCACCAGAATGTTTTACAGATGACCAATTAGAGATGCTTTTAGAAAGTGGCATAGTGATTTCAGCGGGACATTCGACCATGACTTATGAGCAAGCGCAATACTACTTTTCGAAAGGAATAAAACTCGTTACGCACTTATTCAATGCTATGACGCAATTTGGTCATCGCGAACCGGGATTAGTAGGAGCAACTTTTGCAAACGAATCTGTGTATGCTCCAGTTATTTTGGACGGTGCTCACTGTGATTATGCGGCGGCAAGAATAGCTTATGAATTAAAGAAAGAAAAGTTTTTCTTGATTAGTGACGCTGCATTTTTAGGACGTAAAGTTGTAAATTTCAAATGGGAAAATTTTGACGCTCATCTTGAAAATGGATTCTATCGTAATGAAGAAGGCAATCTTGCAGGAGCGAGTATCTCGATGGATGAAGCGGTACAAAATGCTTACAAATACCTAAATGTATCTGCTGATGAAGCAATAAAAATGGCTACTTGTCGAGTTGCAGGAGCTATAAATATGGAAAATGAAATTGGCAAAATAAAACCAGGTTTCCCTGCTACTTTTGTTCAGTTTAATCCTGATTTATCTGGAATTAAAAGTTTAGTTTTAATTTAAAAAAGATCTAATTCATATAATTGCTTTTGTGTTTTGTATATTGAAGTTTTAATCGGAATTTTGAAGAGACTTGAAATCTAACTTTACTACCATAAATGCATTCACTTTTAAAAAATTATATCAAAGAAGAAACTGGAATTAGTGAAGTGCATTTAGATTTGATTTGTACCTATTTTAAGACAATACAAACTAAGCGAAACCAAATTCTCATTAGTTTTGATGAAGTGTGTTCTAATTACTACTTCATAAATAAAGGAAGTATCCGTCTCTATACCATAAATTCAGATGGAACAGAAAACTCACGATACTTTGGCTTTGAAGGTATGCTTTGCACAGCATTACCTAGTTTTATAGATCAAAAACCTGCTGGTGAATATTTGCAAACTATTGAAAAATCAGAACTCCTAGTTATTTCAAGGGTAGATTTTTACAAATTAGTAGATCAATTTCCTGAATTTGGCAACATACATAAACGGATTTTAGAATTGGGTTTTATTACTTCTCAACAGCGCATTTATGGTTTTCAAGGATTTGATGCATTAGAAAAAGTCAAATGGATTATAAAAAACCAACCTCAATTTTTGTTAAGAGTTTCTAATAAAATGGCAGCTTCTTATGTGGGAATTTCTCCATCCACCTTAAGCCGAATCAAATCTAAATTATAATTTTAAAAACGTTGACATAGGACAATTCTTTTCCTTCTAAAAAAAATTAAATTTGACAAAAAATAAATGTTTATTTTCTGATAAATTTTTTGCGGTGAATTCAAAAGGATTAATTGGAAATAACTTTATTTGTTACACTCTTTTTTAATTCCACTTCTAAAACATACAATGAAACAAGTTACTCTTAGCAATCAAGTATTATATTTATTAAGCATATCTGCGGGTTTAGTCGTTGCAAATCTTTATTATAACCAACCATTATTACATCAAATCGCAGTTAGTTTTAAAGTTACGGAAGCAGAAGTGAGCAATGTTGCTTTGTTTACACAATTAGGTTATGCTCTGGGTTTATTATTTATAATTCCACTAGGAGATAAAGTTTCTAACAAGAAAATATTGCGATTGGATTTTTTAATAATGGTCCTTTCGTTAATCGCAGCTGGTTTTGCAAATTCTCTTTTTATTTTGATCGTAAGTAGCTTTTTTGTTGGATTTACATCAGCAATTCCACAGTTATTTGTACCCATGGCAGCTCAACTTTCTGACGATAAAAATAGAGGTAGAGCTATAGGAATTGTAATGAGTGGATTACTGATTGGAATTTTAGGAAGCCGTGTGATAGGTGGTTTTGTAGGAGAGCAATTCGGATGGCGTGTCATGTTTTATGCCGCTGCGGTAATGATGGTTTTGTTGTACATCCTTCTAAAATATAAATTACCAACGATTGCTCCAGTGTTTAAAGGGAGTTACGCTAGTTTAATGAAATCTTTGTACCATTATTTCAAAACTGACGGTTCGTTGCGATTAGCTACTTTAAGAGGTGGTTTAGCATTTGCAGGATTGAGTGCTTTTTGGACTACATTGGTTTTTTTGATGCAAG carries:
- a CDS encoding LamG-like jellyroll fold domain-containing protein, which codes for MEKLLTKLGLLFCLAFCLNLNAQSGNALVLNGTSQYMTVATHSDLNITALQSKTISCWIQTTSTASTRVFGKRSSGNGANMTAPGVSGTGFEIFLKGGTSPGSFVAGNAKSTTSVSIGTPYGTVGVNNGVWHHLALVIDNTTKIAYVYIDGTFSSQTATAATTAQDFSTLVNMVIGAAADASNKLPGKIDDFRIYNGALDATQIGADKNTTTVNGSTPNLLAAWDFEGITQTNVPDVSGRNHPGILTGYTMQYASTVLSQTNTTQLVQGSNDQQIIGVNIKTTNPNTLPAITLSQLNFTMNGTTVLSDVNNIKIYSTGSSNVFSTATQFGAAVSPAAGTLTATGSIPLTTGDNYFWIAYDVAAGATVNNVLDATCEGFVVGNSTYTLASPNNTVTGSRTIVAPGAVNVSFTTIPKDMQFFARNLSNQATISVVGSVDSPNIASIKVDFYRNNILRNTISQNLTYSGGSAPFNLSDVITAELAEYKIVVSTVDNSSATEVITTKDQLVAGDAYVVMGQSNSHPTRAGYTFTNEYLRSFGIQTGNTNYDTYNPADVNWGLAQANYTGASGTADAANPTFFAGPYMVGVWGLQMMEDLKNQFQIPICIINGGAGSSTIEQNLPGADHFDLTTVYGRMMYRVQQAGLQNNIKAMFWHQGEKNADGTFANYPANFDLLYNAWKTDLPGMQKVYVFQTNLNGCYGGASVNQSAMREWQRILPQTKTDVSVFPMAGIPGMQSGDGNEIAYCHYGLSGYTTMGSRVGKVVAKEIYSFNATDNVLPPNITAAAFNAGRTQITLTFNNSNLLAQAAVGIHNLKDYFFLDGVSGAVSTLTVIGNTVVLDLSAASSAQTISYLSNSLYNDNSSVFAGPYLTNTNNIGALTFNNFPITGALQHLPTPSGNVLKLINGGGSNQYMSVVDHADIDIASNQSRTITALVKTATPAAVRILSKRSGAGYEFITSASGIPGLNASDATGPRGAGFTGSPNIANNQWHHVAMVIDQSNTAAKTVKLYVDGVLISTGSSFNSAGDFSNAVNLIVGGVSGTAAGQFNGSLDNVRIWNKAMTFSEISADQDAVVSAPTANLLAAWDFEGVVGTNVPDVSGNSHPGTLVGSPIVAPVQVNMVVNSTTLVQTQLPTGLGDVDQRIIAVRVTTEGFQNVLTASALNFTMNGTTSISDVSNIKVYYTGSSAIFNTNTAFGSAITPAAGALTANGSQVLTEGDNYFWITYDVAAGATEGNFLDASCESIVINSVTYNPASNTVAGNRVILLANTLLFTPGDAGSLNYRIPAIITAADGSLVTVTDKRWNGAGDLAAKIDPVVRRSTDNGKTWSAPVVIANFGAATGAGDAAIVMDKTNGNLICILAANKGFFASTNANPIQILIVRSTDNGITWGTPVDITTQIYGPNPNWKGVFIAAGRAHQLRDGKIVAALTVREDVSGSEKINNYMMSSVDSGVTWTASTGRAELDGDEAKIVELNNGNLMMSIRNSGSRRFNISTDKGVTWGTAYSQAAITDPNCNGDFIRYTSTIDGYDKNRLLHSVPFAANRSNVSVLMSTDEGTSWPTKKTIFSGASAYSSLTVLPDGTLGMYYENGESSTYQMYFVRFSLNWLTNGADTFVPSPTLSTNNSINNQDQKGLTVQISPNPTDDLFTMNILNAEDRVTIKIVSLLGNVIQKITLNKGESTKVLSLGNQSNGVYVIQVNDTKTTKNYKIIKK
- a CDS encoding sialidase family protein, whose translation is MRKIFTSLLLITVIGLSAQNEKYQIADGVISHQDLFNTSMVQGVNCFRIPAIVTAPNGDLIAAIDERVPNCGDLNRSGDINIVVRRSADNGKTWSAIETVVNFPMGLSASDPSMIVDRDTKEIILFYNYMDFEKERDIYYLHVVKSKDNGKTWSKPEDITKQIAKPEWHKDFKFITSGRGIQTRDGKLLHTLVNLSKGLFIFGSDDHGKTWYFIDTPIKPADESKIIELADGTWMVNSRVNGGKMRYVHTSTDEGKSWTSKPEPTLIDPSCNGSIIRYTAKADGYNKDRIIFSNAKMEKGRMNLNVRISYDEGKTWSEGKTIYSGPSAYSSLTVLKNGDLAVFFEKDEYTKNEFVSFSLKWLTDGKDKYKKACKIRKKKN
- a CDS encoding family 20 glycosylhydrolase gives rise to the protein MNYRKNCNWMYSVIITALFFIAGTTNAQIKKSNFPESLFSTYYHQRLSHFETLPKTKNDIVFLGNSISDGAEWSELFADNHIKNRGISGDFTIGVLNRLDEISIRKPKKVFLLIGVNDLTRNTSTDSIFKNIVQIAKYLKQESPATKLYIQSVLPVNDVYKKFDGHTSKGEQIKSLNASLKQNAKDYNYTFIDLYTAFSDENGKMAKQLTNDGLHLNGEGYLLWKRIVYPYVYNLETKAALLPKPQQLTWNNGYFSLTDANTIFVENPALNKEALVLQKAMKQKGLHAEITNKKPSKQNYILLRLGNVNAALNPAEAYNLKTTSDKIVLTANTPNGVYNGIQTLLQLMRDNVAVEASEITDWPAFAWRGFMVDVGRNYQSMKLLKQQIDVMAAYKMNIFHFHPTEDIAWRLQSKLYPQLTNPEFMLRDKGEYYTENDLKELIAYCKERYITLVPEIDMPGHSAAFKRAMGVDMQSDEGLVIVKNIIKEFCSTYDVPYLHLGADEVKITNQKFLPEVIALTESLGKKVIGWEPGGNFTDSVIRQLWMEGATKVSKNKNIKYIDSRHLYLNHMDPLESVVTIFNRQICNLTEGNENALGGIVCVWNDRALENGDDVMKMNPVYPGMLAFAERSWRGGGSQGWTATIGEPETERATAFAEFENRLLDQKKQYFKGLDFPYMKQTDLVWNIYGPFDNKGDVTKSFAPENVKFNASKEKPTYKATGGTLVMRHWWAPLISGIIEEPKENTTWYAQTKIWSDEDKEQDFWIGFNNLSRSMNTDSPAAGTWNNLNSSIWVNNQLIPTPLWKRPAQKGNLEIPLIDEGYEFREPTKITLKKGWNTVNVKLPITSFNGLNWQNPVKWMFTFVAVTQ
- the nagA gene encoding N-acetylglucosamine-6-phosphate deacetylase, whose translation is MKQAIINAIVHTGEGIIHNGVVIIENDTIISVQKEIPNDIPQIDLKGKHIAAGFIDIQINGGEQFYFSQYPNEETIQDIHDSSLKYGTTHTLPCLISSSNETILQGIEAIGNYKEKHKNGVLGMHLEGPFLNPLKRGAHSLNQVRKPTNSELEEIIRYGKDVIKVITIAPECFTDDQLEMLLESGIVISAGHSTMTYEQAQYYFSKGIKLVTHLFNAMTQFGHREPGLVGATFANESVYAPVILDGAHCDYAAARIAYELKKEKFFLISDAAFLGRKVVNFKWENFDAHLENGFYRNEEGNLAGASISMDEAVQNAYKYLNVSADEAIKMATCRVAGAINMENEIGKIKPGFPATFVQFNPDLSGIKSLVLI
- a CDS encoding Crp/Fnr family transcriptional regulator, with protein sequence MHSLLKNYIKEETGISEVHLDLICTYFKTIQTKRNQILISFDEVCSNYYFINKGSIRLYTINSDGTENSRYFGFEGMLCTALPSFIDQKPAGEYLQTIEKSELLVISRVDFYKLVDQFPEFGNIHKRILELGFITSQQRIYGFQGFDALEKVKWIIKNQPQFLLRVSNKMAASYVGISPSTLSRIKSKL
- a CDS encoding MFS transporter; amino-acid sequence: MKQVTLSNQVLYLLSISAGLVVANLYYNQPLLHQIAVSFKVTEAEVSNVALFTQLGYALGLLFIIPLGDKVSNKKILRLDFLIMVLSLIAAGFANSLFILIVSSFFVGFTSAIPQLFVPMAAQLSDDKNRGRAIGIVMSGLLIGILGSRVIGGFVGEQFGWRVMFYAAAVMMVLLYILLKYKLPTIAPVFKGSYASLMKSLYHYFKTDGSLRLATLRGGLAFAGLSAFWTTLVFLMQDSFGYGSAITGAFGILGIVGALGATFVGKISGNISNHSIILVGTLLLILSWSILLFSGTSLIGLMIGVLLVDLGLQSLHITNQKIIFSKNPEARNRVNTIYMVGFFIGGAFGTVAGAMAWGHYKWIGVSALGIVLSVLILIAHLSFRKE